The following coding sequences lie in one Arachis ipaensis cultivar K30076 chromosome B03, Araip1.1, whole genome shotgun sequence genomic window:
- the LOC107631666 gene encoding calmodulin-binding transcription activator 3 isoform X7, whose protein sequence is MFQIAPEPAHMPPSGSLFLFDRKVLRYFRKDGHNWRKKKDGKTVREAHERLKAGSVDVLHCYYAHGEENENFQRRTYWMLDEELSHIVLVHYREVKATKANFRGAAKENQESLPYAQIDKLPGSTEKEIFLSCSLHPHNYQVPSHTIDTTSMKSTQATEYEEAESVFTALNNYASSEDYSFLETQHPVVEKIPDPYCPPQFINEQEKLCGTPGMNHIMLSQAGKIKDIHNVRLAYEPPQHLGFSMWEYILENNGRSQYMPLQPVLPEIQPDNMGINSNPSLMRSNFTTNITKVNGKENMVQVEGNWQVMNELYEFDPQRSLEQCLIHQDKPKVLMIDDPQEKLLDAKEKIETNRSLDGIDDTNLTLKKALLDGSLAEEGLKKLDSFNQWMSKELGDVEESKTPSTFSAYWGTVENENDVDNATIPSEVHLDTYALDPSISHDQLFTIIDFSPSWAFEGSETKILIYGQFLRSLQEAEQCKWSCMFGEVEVPANIIDNGVLSCYTPPHKTGRIPFYVTCSNRLACSEIREFDFRDIYTQEVNNAAEQRESISDNFSVRFEELLYMGHTLPQNFDPISVSEKSELRSKISSLLRKEEDDWDKLLKLTLEKDFSPQNVQEHLLQNLLKDKLLGWLLQKVIEDGKGPNVLDEGGQGVLHLAAALGYDWALQPTVIAGVNVNFCDVNGWTALHWAAFCGRELTVASLISLGAAPGVLTDPSPEHPSGRTPADLASANGHKGIAGYLAESSISVQLLSLDMNRDTRESSGSKVVYRVQHNTTEVNDDRLSYELSLKDSLAAVCNASQAAARIHEVYRVQSFQRKQLKEYDDKFGISDEDALSLITVKPHKVGQRNEPVHAAAIRIQNKFRSWKGRKEFLMIRQRIVKIQAHVRGHQVRKNCGKIIWSVGILEKVILRWRRKGSGLRGFKLEDVPEGTMVQDTQCKEDEYDFLKEGRKQTEERLQKALSRVKSMVQYPEARDQYHRLLNVVTEIQENQLKHHRSSEERREFDNLIDLETLLDEDTFMLTVI, encoded by the exons ATGTTCCAAATTGCTCCAGAGCCTGCACATATGCCGCCAA GTGGTTCACTTTTCCTGTTTGATCGGAAGGTGCTGAGATACTTTAGAAAGGATGGCCACAACTGGAGAAAGAAAAAGGATGGAAAAACAGTGAGGGAAGCTCATGAGAGACTTAAG GCTGGAAGTGTGGATGTGTTGCACTGCTATTATGCACACggagaagaaaatgaaaattttcaaagacGCACATACTGGATGCTTGATga GGAACTCTCGCACATTGTTCTTGTCCATTATAGGGAAGTGAAG GCAACTAAGGCAAATTTTAGAGGTGCTGCCAAAGAAAATCAAGAATCTCTTCCTTATGCACAAATTGACAAACTACCAGGTTCCACAGAGAAGGAAATTTTTTTATCATGTAGTCTTCATCCACATAACTACCAGGTTCCATCACATACAATAGATACAacaagcatgaagagcactcaagcAACAGAATATGAAGAAGCTGAGTCAG TGTTTACAGCATTGAATAATTATGCAAGTTCAGAAGACTACTCCTTCCTTGAGACACAACACCCAGTTGTTGAGAAGATTCCTGATCCTTATTGCCCGCCACAGTTCATAA ATGAACAAGAGAAGTTGTGTGGCACTCCTGGGATGAATCATATCATGCTCAGTCAAGCTGGCAAAATCAAAGACATTCATAATGTTAGATTGGCATATGAACCCCCACAACACCTTGGCTTTTCAATGTGGGAATATATCTTGGAAAATAATGGGAGAAGTCAATACATGCCTCTTCAACCCGTACTCCCTGAAATCCAACCTGATAACATGGGAATCAATAGCAATCCCTCTCTAATGAGGTCAAATTTCACCACTAATATTACCAAAGTGAATGGGAAAGAAAATATGGTACAAGTTGAAGGAAATTGGCAGGTAATGAATGAGTTATATGAATTTGATCCTCAAAGATCCTTGGAACAGTGTCTTATACATCAAGATAAACCAAAGGTTCTTATGATAGATGACCCTCAAGAAAAACTATTAGATGCAAAAGAGAAGATAGAAACCAATAGAAGCCTGGATGGAATAGATGATACAAATTTAACTCTAAAGAAGGCTCTGTTAGATGGATCCCTTGCAGAAGAGGGTCTGAAGAAGCTTGACAGTTTCAACCAATGGATGAGTAAAGAACTTGGAGATGTGGAAGAATCTAAAACTCCATCCACTTTTAGTGCTTATTGGGGTACAgttgaaaatgaaaatgatgtgGACAATGCAACTATTCCTTCTGAAGTGCACCTGGATACCTATGCACTGGATCCATCTATTTCCCATGATCAACTTTTTACTATTATTGACTTTTCCCCAAGCTGGGCATTTGAAGGTTCAGAAACTAAG ATTCTCATTTATGGACAATTCTTGAGGAGTCTACAGGAAGCTGAACAATGTAAATGGTCTTGCATGTTCGGTGAGGTAGAAGTGCCAGCTAATATCATTGACAATGGTGTTCTTTCTTGTTATACTCCTCCACATAAAACTGGGAGGATTCCTTTCTATGTAACTTGTTCCAATAGGTTAGCATGTAGTGAAATACGAGAATTTGATTTCCGAGACATTTACACTCAAGAAGTCAACAATGCAGCTGAGCAGAGAGAGAGCATTTCTGATAATTTCAGTGTGCGATTTGAAGAGCTGCTGTACATGGGGCATACCTTACCTCAAAACTTCGATCCAATCAGTGTAAGCGAGAAATCTGAACTGAGAAGTAAAATAAGTTCTTTGCTGAGGAAGGAGGAGGATGATTGGGATAAGCTGCTGAAACTTACTCTAGAGAAAGATTTTTCTCCACAAAATGTACAGGAGCATCTGCTTCAAAATCTTTTGAAAGATAAGTTACTTGGGTGGCTCCTTCAAAAAGTCATCGAAGATGGGAAAGGCCCTAATGTATTGGATGAGGGTGGCCAAGGAGTACTTCATCTTGCGGCTGCTCTTGGCTATGATTGGGCCTTACAACCCACAGTAATTGCTGGTGTAAATGTGAACTTCTGCGATGTAAATGGATGGactgctcttcattgggctgcATTCTGTGGCAG GGAGCTCACAGTTGCTTCCCTCATCTCTCTTGGCGCAGCACCTGGGGTGCTGACTGATCCAAGCCCAGAGCATCCTTCTGGTAGAACACCAGCTGACCTGGCTTCTGCAAACGGTcacaaaggaattgcagggtatcTTGCAGAATCTTCAATAAGCGTGCAACTATTATCTCTTGATATGAACAGGGACACGAGAGAAAGTTCTGGATCAAAAGTAGTATACAGAGTCCAACACAATACTACTGAAGTTAATGATGATCGCCTATCATATGAACTGTCACTGAAAGATTCACTGGCAGCAGTGTGTAATGCCAGCCAGGCTGCTGCACGTATTCATGAAGTTTATAGAGTGCAATCTTTCCAAAGAAAACAACTGAAAGAATATGATGATAAATTTGGAATATCTGATGAAGATGCTCTTTCTCTTATAACTGTAAAACCACACAAGGTTGGACAACGCAATGAGCCTGTACATGCAGCTGCAATACGAATCCAGAACAAATTCCGCAGTTGGAAGGGCAGAAAAGAATTTTTGATGATTCGCCAAAGAATAGTTAAAATTCAG GCTCATGTAAGGGGGCACCAGGTTAGGAAGAACTGTGGAAAGATAATTTGGTCAGTTGGAATTTTAGAAAAAGTTATTTTGCGCTGGCGCCGAAAAGGTAGTGGTTTACGTGGATTTAAATTGGAAGATGTTCCCGAGGGAACTATGGTACAAGATACACAGTGCAAGGAGGATGAGTATGATTTCTTGAAAGAAGGCAGAAAGCAAACAGAGGAAAGGTTGCAGAAAGCCCTATCCAGGGTGAAGTCAATGGTTCAGTATCCAGAGGCAAGAGACCAATACCATAGGCTGTTGAATGTTGTAACTGAGATCCAAGAAAACCAG CTAAAACATCATAGGAGttcagaagagagaagagaatttGATAACCTCATTGATCTTGAAACTTTGCTGGACGAGGATACTTTCATGCTTACAGTCATTTAG
- the LOC107631666 gene encoding calmodulin-binding transcription activator 3 isoform X1 has protein sequence MADVKCYVPPNQFNIEQILIEAQRRWLRPAEICEILSNYKMFQIAPEPAHMPPSGSLFLFDRKVLRYFRKDGHNWRKKKDGKTVREAHERLKAGSVDVLHCYYAHGEENENFQRRTYWMLDEELSHIVLVHYREVKATKANFRGAAKENQESLPYAQIDKLPGSTEKEIFLSCSLHPHNYQVPSHTIDTTSMKSTQATEYEEAESVFTALNNYASSEDYSFLETQHPVVEKIPDPYCPPQFINEQEKLCGTPGMNHIMLSQAGKIKDIHNVRLAYEPPQHLGFSMWEYILENNGRSQYMPLQPVLPEIQPDNMGINSNPSLMRSNFTTNITKVNGKENMVQVEGNWQVMNELYEFDPQRSLEQCLIHQDKPKVLMIDDPQEKLLDAKEKIETNRSLDGIDDTNLTLKKALLDGSLAEEGLKKLDSFNQWMSKELGDVEESKTPSTFSAYWGTVENENDVDNATIPSEVHLDTYALDPSISHDQLFTIIDFSPSWAFEGSETKILIYGQFLRSLQEAEQCKWSCMFGEVEVPANIIDNGVLSCYTPPHKTGRIPFYVTCSNRLACSEIREFDFRDIYTQEVNNAAEQRESISDNFSVRFEELLYMGHTLPQNFDPISVSEKSELRSKISSLLRKEEDDWDKLLKLTLEKDFSPQNVQEHLLQNLLKDKLLGWLLQKVIEDGKGPNVLDEGGQGVLHLAAALGYDWALQPTVIAGVNVNFCDVNGWTALHWAAFCGRELTVASLISLGAAPGVLTDPSPEHPSGRTPADLASANGHKGIAGYLAESSISVQLLSLDMNRDTRESSGSKVVYRVQHNTTEVNDDRLSYELSLKDSLAAVCNASQAAARIHEVYRVQSFQRKQLKEYDDKFGISDEDALSLITVKPHKVGQRNEPVHAAAIRIQNKFRSWKGRKEFLMIRQRIVKIQAHVRGHQVRKNCGKIIWSVGILEKVILRWRRKGSGLRGFKLEDVPEGTMVQDTQCKEDEYDFLKEGRKQTEERLQKALSRVKSMVQYPEARDQYHRLLNVVTEIQENQLKHHRSSEERREFDNLIDLETLLDEDTFMLTVI, from the exons ATGGCTGACGTCAAGTGCTATGTTCCCCCTAATCAATTTA ATATTGAGCAAATTCTTATAGAAGCGCAGCGTCGATGGCTGCGCCCAGCTGAAATTTGTGAAATTCTCAGTAATTATAAAATGTTCCAAATTGCTCCAGAGCCTGCACATATGCCGCCAA GTGGTTCACTTTTCCTGTTTGATCGGAAGGTGCTGAGATACTTTAGAAAGGATGGCCACAACTGGAGAAAGAAAAAGGATGGAAAAACAGTGAGGGAAGCTCATGAGAGACTTAAG GCTGGAAGTGTGGATGTGTTGCACTGCTATTATGCACACggagaagaaaatgaaaattttcaaagacGCACATACTGGATGCTTGATga GGAACTCTCGCACATTGTTCTTGTCCATTATAGGGAAGTGAAG GCAACTAAGGCAAATTTTAGAGGTGCTGCCAAAGAAAATCAAGAATCTCTTCCTTATGCACAAATTGACAAACTACCAGGTTCCACAGAGAAGGAAATTTTTTTATCATGTAGTCTTCATCCACATAACTACCAGGTTCCATCACATACAATAGATACAacaagcatgaagagcactcaagcAACAGAATATGAAGAAGCTGAGTCAG TGTTTACAGCATTGAATAATTATGCAAGTTCAGAAGACTACTCCTTCCTTGAGACACAACACCCAGTTGTTGAGAAGATTCCTGATCCTTATTGCCCGCCACAGTTCATAA ATGAACAAGAGAAGTTGTGTGGCACTCCTGGGATGAATCATATCATGCTCAGTCAAGCTGGCAAAATCAAAGACATTCATAATGTTAGATTGGCATATGAACCCCCACAACACCTTGGCTTTTCAATGTGGGAATATATCTTGGAAAATAATGGGAGAAGTCAATACATGCCTCTTCAACCCGTACTCCCTGAAATCCAACCTGATAACATGGGAATCAATAGCAATCCCTCTCTAATGAGGTCAAATTTCACCACTAATATTACCAAAGTGAATGGGAAAGAAAATATGGTACAAGTTGAAGGAAATTGGCAGGTAATGAATGAGTTATATGAATTTGATCCTCAAAGATCCTTGGAACAGTGTCTTATACATCAAGATAAACCAAAGGTTCTTATGATAGATGACCCTCAAGAAAAACTATTAGATGCAAAAGAGAAGATAGAAACCAATAGAAGCCTGGATGGAATAGATGATACAAATTTAACTCTAAAGAAGGCTCTGTTAGATGGATCCCTTGCAGAAGAGGGTCTGAAGAAGCTTGACAGTTTCAACCAATGGATGAGTAAAGAACTTGGAGATGTGGAAGAATCTAAAACTCCATCCACTTTTAGTGCTTATTGGGGTACAgttgaaaatgaaaatgatgtgGACAATGCAACTATTCCTTCTGAAGTGCACCTGGATACCTATGCACTGGATCCATCTATTTCCCATGATCAACTTTTTACTATTATTGACTTTTCCCCAAGCTGGGCATTTGAAGGTTCAGAAACTAAG ATTCTCATTTATGGACAATTCTTGAGGAGTCTACAGGAAGCTGAACAATGTAAATGGTCTTGCATGTTCGGTGAGGTAGAAGTGCCAGCTAATATCATTGACAATGGTGTTCTTTCTTGTTATACTCCTCCACATAAAACTGGGAGGATTCCTTTCTATGTAACTTGTTCCAATAGGTTAGCATGTAGTGAAATACGAGAATTTGATTTCCGAGACATTTACACTCAAGAAGTCAACAATGCAGCTGAGCAGAGAGAGAGCATTTCTGATAATTTCAGTGTGCGATTTGAAGAGCTGCTGTACATGGGGCATACCTTACCTCAAAACTTCGATCCAATCAGTGTAAGCGAGAAATCTGAACTGAGAAGTAAAATAAGTTCTTTGCTGAGGAAGGAGGAGGATGATTGGGATAAGCTGCTGAAACTTACTCTAGAGAAAGATTTTTCTCCACAAAATGTACAGGAGCATCTGCTTCAAAATCTTTTGAAAGATAAGTTACTTGGGTGGCTCCTTCAAAAAGTCATCGAAGATGGGAAAGGCCCTAATGTATTGGATGAGGGTGGCCAAGGAGTACTTCATCTTGCGGCTGCTCTTGGCTATGATTGGGCCTTACAACCCACAGTAATTGCTGGTGTAAATGTGAACTTCTGCGATGTAAATGGATGGactgctcttcattgggctgcATTCTGTGGCAG GGAGCTCACAGTTGCTTCCCTCATCTCTCTTGGCGCAGCACCTGGGGTGCTGACTGATCCAAGCCCAGAGCATCCTTCTGGTAGAACACCAGCTGACCTGGCTTCTGCAAACGGTcacaaaggaattgcagggtatcTTGCAGAATCTTCAATAAGCGTGCAACTATTATCTCTTGATATGAACAGGGACACGAGAGAAAGTTCTGGATCAAAAGTAGTATACAGAGTCCAACACAATACTACTGAAGTTAATGATGATCGCCTATCATATGAACTGTCACTGAAAGATTCACTGGCAGCAGTGTGTAATGCCAGCCAGGCTGCTGCACGTATTCATGAAGTTTATAGAGTGCAATCTTTCCAAAGAAAACAACTGAAAGAATATGATGATAAATTTGGAATATCTGATGAAGATGCTCTTTCTCTTATAACTGTAAAACCACACAAGGTTGGACAACGCAATGAGCCTGTACATGCAGCTGCAATACGAATCCAGAACAAATTCCGCAGTTGGAAGGGCAGAAAAGAATTTTTGATGATTCGCCAAAGAATAGTTAAAATTCAG GCTCATGTAAGGGGGCACCAGGTTAGGAAGAACTGTGGAAAGATAATTTGGTCAGTTGGAATTTTAGAAAAAGTTATTTTGCGCTGGCGCCGAAAAGGTAGTGGTTTACGTGGATTTAAATTGGAAGATGTTCCCGAGGGAACTATGGTACAAGATACACAGTGCAAGGAGGATGAGTATGATTTCTTGAAAGAAGGCAGAAAGCAAACAGAGGAAAGGTTGCAGAAAGCCCTATCCAGGGTGAAGTCAATGGTTCAGTATCCAGAGGCAAGAGACCAATACCATAGGCTGTTGAATGTTGTAACTGAGATCCAAGAAAACCAG CTAAAACATCATAGGAGttcagaagagagaagagaatttGATAACCTCATTGATCTTGAAACTTTGCTGGACGAGGATACTTTCATGCTTACAGTCATTTAG
- the LOC107631666 gene encoding calmodulin-binding transcription activator 3 isoform X8 has translation MADVKCYVPPNQFSGSLFLFDRKVLRYFRKDGHNWRKKKDGKTVREAHERLKAGSVDVLHCYYAHGEENENFQRRTYWMLDEELSHIVLVHYREVKATKANFRGAAKENQESLPYAQIDKLPGSTEKEIFLSCSLHPHNYQVPSHTIDTTSMKSTQATEYEEAESVFTALNNYASSEDYSFLETQHPVVEKIPDPYCPPQFINEQEKLCGTPGMNHIMLSQAGKIKDIHNVRLAYEPPQHLGFSMWEYILENNGRSQYMPLQPVLPEIQPDNMGINSNPSLMRSNFTTNITKVNGKENMVQVEGNWQVMNELYEFDPQRSLEQCLIHQDKPKVLMIDDPQEKLLDAKEKIETNRSLDGIDDTNLTLKKALLDGSLAEEGLKKLDSFNQWMSKELGDVEESKTPSTFSAYWGTVENENDVDNATIPSEVHLDTYALDPSISHDQLFTIIDFSPSWAFEGSETKILIYGQFLRSLQEAEQCKWSCMFGEVEVPANIIDNGVLSCYTPPHKTGRIPFYVTCSNRLACSEIREFDFRDIYTQEVNNAAEQRESISDNFSVRFEELLYMGHTLPQNFDPISVSEKSELRSKISSLLRKEEDDWDKLLKLTLEKDFSPQNVQEHLLQNLLKDKLLGWLLQKVIEDGKGPNVLDEGGQGVLHLAAALGYDWALQPTVIAGVNVNFCDVNGWTALHWAAFCGRELTVASLISLGAAPGVLTDPSPEHPSGRTPADLASANGHKGIAGYLAESSISVQLLSLDMNRDTRESSGSKVVYRVQHNTTEVNDDRLSYELSLKDSLAAVCNASQAAARIHEVYRVQSFQRKQLKEYDDKFGISDEDALSLITVKPHKVGQRNEPVHAAAIRIQNKFRSWKGRKEFLMIRQRIVKIQAHVRGHQVRKNCGKIIWSVGILEKVILRWRRKGSGLRGFKLEDVPEGTMVQDTQCKEDEYDFLKEGRKQTEERLQKALSRVKSMVQYPEARDQYHRLLNVVTEIQENQLKHHRSSEERREFDNLIDLETLLDEDTFMLTVI, from the exons ATGGCTGACGTCAAGTGCTATGTTCCCCCTAATCAATTTA GTGGTTCACTTTTCCTGTTTGATCGGAAGGTGCTGAGATACTTTAGAAAGGATGGCCACAACTGGAGAAAGAAAAAGGATGGAAAAACAGTGAGGGAAGCTCATGAGAGACTTAAG GCTGGAAGTGTGGATGTGTTGCACTGCTATTATGCACACggagaagaaaatgaaaattttcaaagacGCACATACTGGATGCTTGATga GGAACTCTCGCACATTGTTCTTGTCCATTATAGGGAAGTGAAG GCAACTAAGGCAAATTTTAGAGGTGCTGCCAAAGAAAATCAAGAATCTCTTCCTTATGCACAAATTGACAAACTACCAGGTTCCACAGAGAAGGAAATTTTTTTATCATGTAGTCTTCATCCACATAACTACCAGGTTCCATCACATACAATAGATACAacaagcatgaagagcactcaagcAACAGAATATGAAGAAGCTGAGTCAG TGTTTACAGCATTGAATAATTATGCAAGTTCAGAAGACTACTCCTTCCTTGAGACACAACACCCAGTTGTTGAGAAGATTCCTGATCCTTATTGCCCGCCACAGTTCATAA ATGAACAAGAGAAGTTGTGTGGCACTCCTGGGATGAATCATATCATGCTCAGTCAAGCTGGCAAAATCAAAGACATTCATAATGTTAGATTGGCATATGAACCCCCACAACACCTTGGCTTTTCAATGTGGGAATATATCTTGGAAAATAATGGGAGAAGTCAATACATGCCTCTTCAACCCGTACTCCCTGAAATCCAACCTGATAACATGGGAATCAATAGCAATCCCTCTCTAATGAGGTCAAATTTCACCACTAATATTACCAAAGTGAATGGGAAAGAAAATATGGTACAAGTTGAAGGAAATTGGCAGGTAATGAATGAGTTATATGAATTTGATCCTCAAAGATCCTTGGAACAGTGTCTTATACATCAAGATAAACCAAAGGTTCTTATGATAGATGACCCTCAAGAAAAACTATTAGATGCAAAAGAGAAGATAGAAACCAATAGAAGCCTGGATGGAATAGATGATACAAATTTAACTCTAAAGAAGGCTCTGTTAGATGGATCCCTTGCAGAAGAGGGTCTGAAGAAGCTTGACAGTTTCAACCAATGGATGAGTAAAGAACTTGGAGATGTGGAAGAATCTAAAACTCCATCCACTTTTAGTGCTTATTGGGGTACAgttgaaaatgaaaatgatgtgGACAATGCAACTATTCCTTCTGAAGTGCACCTGGATACCTATGCACTGGATCCATCTATTTCCCATGATCAACTTTTTACTATTATTGACTTTTCCCCAAGCTGGGCATTTGAAGGTTCAGAAACTAAG ATTCTCATTTATGGACAATTCTTGAGGAGTCTACAGGAAGCTGAACAATGTAAATGGTCTTGCATGTTCGGTGAGGTAGAAGTGCCAGCTAATATCATTGACAATGGTGTTCTTTCTTGTTATACTCCTCCACATAAAACTGGGAGGATTCCTTTCTATGTAACTTGTTCCAATAGGTTAGCATGTAGTGAAATACGAGAATTTGATTTCCGAGACATTTACACTCAAGAAGTCAACAATGCAGCTGAGCAGAGAGAGAGCATTTCTGATAATTTCAGTGTGCGATTTGAAGAGCTGCTGTACATGGGGCATACCTTACCTCAAAACTTCGATCCAATCAGTGTAAGCGAGAAATCTGAACTGAGAAGTAAAATAAGTTCTTTGCTGAGGAAGGAGGAGGATGATTGGGATAAGCTGCTGAAACTTACTCTAGAGAAAGATTTTTCTCCACAAAATGTACAGGAGCATCTGCTTCAAAATCTTTTGAAAGATAAGTTACTTGGGTGGCTCCTTCAAAAAGTCATCGAAGATGGGAAAGGCCCTAATGTATTGGATGAGGGTGGCCAAGGAGTACTTCATCTTGCGGCTGCTCTTGGCTATGATTGGGCCTTACAACCCACAGTAATTGCTGGTGTAAATGTGAACTTCTGCGATGTAAATGGATGGactgctcttcattgggctgcATTCTGTGGCAG GGAGCTCACAGTTGCTTCCCTCATCTCTCTTGGCGCAGCACCTGGGGTGCTGACTGATCCAAGCCCAGAGCATCCTTCTGGTAGAACACCAGCTGACCTGGCTTCTGCAAACGGTcacaaaggaattgcagggtatcTTGCAGAATCTTCAATAAGCGTGCAACTATTATCTCTTGATATGAACAGGGACACGAGAGAAAGTTCTGGATCAAAAGTAGTATACAGAGTCCAACACAATACTACTGAAGTTAATGATGATCGCCTATCATATGAACTGTCACTGAAAGATTCACTGGCAGCAGTGTGTAATGCCAGCCAGGCTGCTGCACGTATTCATGAAGTTTATAGAGTGCAATCTTTCCAAAGAAAACAACTGAAAGAATATGATGATAAATTTGGAATATCTGATGAAGATGCTCTTTCTCTTATAACTGTAAAACCACACAAGGTTGGACAACGCAATGAGCCTGTACATGCAGCTGCAATACGAATCCAGAACAAATTCCGCAGTTGGAAGGGCAGAAAAGAATTTTTGATGATTCGCCAAAGAATAGTTAAAATTCAG GCTCATGTAAGGGGGCACCAGGTTAGGAAGAACTGTGGAAAGATAATTTGGTCAGTTGGAATTTTAGAAAAAGTTATTTTGCGCTGGCGCCGAAAAGGTAGTGGTTTACGTGGATTTAAATTGGAAGATGTTCCCGAGGGAACTATGGTACAAGATACACAGTGCAAGGAGGATGAGTATGATTTCTTGAAAGAAGGCAGAAAGCAAACAGAGGAAAGGTTGCAGAAAGCCCTATCCAGGGTGAAGTCAATGGTTCAGTATCCAGAGGCAAGAGACCAATACCATAGGCTGTTGAATGTTGTAACTGAGATCCAAGAAAACCAG CTAAAACATCATAGGAGttcagaagagagaagagaatttGATAACCTCATTGATCTTGAAACTTTGCTGGACGAGGATACTTTCATGCTTACAGTCATTTAG